One Carassius auratus strain Wakin chromosome 4, ASM336829v1, whole genome shotgun sequence DNA segment encodes these proteins:
- the LOC113057615 gene encoding poly [ADP-ribose] polymerase 11-like has product MNSVVTVKHLESSEDLPKPTDEEPCEEEMDTSEAKWRWFYLAECGVWHTFEEVPSTGCSVTNEQIEQNYNKNQHASMDFYTAKYTYKLDFSAMKQVNVTTGKERPIKRALHSATDFRFICDNPALPVPSHWERVNTEEPYQLIALCRDTFEYKEVARLYERTMSQPIKSIQRVQNLDLWEFFCRKKAQLRKIKRIIDVEEKMLFHGTGHSNIQAICTYNFDWRLTGSHGDVYGKGSYFARDARYSSKFCHSTSKHNFILQRHGLAPPVFQSDPSYKCMFLARVLVGEYTLGHPQYCRPPSKDMSIANFFDSCVDDMMSPKIFVIFDSNQIYPEYLIEFY; this is encoded by the exons ATGAACAGTGTGGTCACTGTCAAGCATTTGGAGAGCTCAGAAGACCTCCCGAAGCCCACTGATGAAGAGCCATGTGAGGAAGAAATGGACACATCGGAGGCCAAGTGGCGCTGGTTCTATCTTGCCGAGTGTGGCGTCTGGCATACGTTTGAA GAAGTTCCCAGCACAGGTTGTTCTGTCACCAATGAGCAGATTGAACAAAACTACAACAAGAATCAGCACGCTTCAATGGACTTCTATACtgctaaatatacatataaattagaCTTTTCTG CTATGAAACAAGTTAATGTGACAACTGGAAAAGAAAGGCCAATCAAAAGGGCATTGCATTCAGCTACTGACTTTAG ATTTATCTGTGATAACCCAGCCCTTCCTGTACCCAGTCACTGGGAAAGAGTTAATACAGAAGAACCCTATCAG CTCATTGCTTTATGCAGAGATACGTTTGAGTACAAAGAAGTGGCCCGGTTATATGAGAGAACCATGAGCCAGCCCATCAAATCCATTCAAAGAGTACAGAACCTGGACCTGTGGGAGTTTTTCTGCAg GAAAAAGGCCCAGCTGAGAAAGATAAAACGTATTATAGATGTTGAAGAAAAGATGCTTTTTCATGGAACCGGTCACAGTAACATACAGGCCATATGCACATACAACTTCGATTGGCGTCTCACAGGAAGCCACGGTGACGTCTATGGCAAAG GAAGTTATTTTGCACGCGACGCAAGATATTCAAGCAAGTTTTGTCATTCGACGAGCAAGCACAACTTTATCCTACAGAGACATGGTCTAGCGCCCCCTGTTTTCCAGAGCGACCCATCATACAAGTGCATGTTCCTGGCACGGGTTCTAGTTGGGGAATACACGCTGGGTCACCCCCAGTACTGCAGACCCCCATCCAAAGACATGAGCATTGCCAACTTTTTCGACAGCTGTGTGGACGACATGATGAGCCCGAAGATCTTTGTAATATTCGACAGCAACCAGATCTACCCGGAATACCTGATTGAATTTTACTGA
- the LOC113057624 gene encoding poly [ADP-ribose] polymerase 11-like, whose translation MLCEELSALALEDDTIDEVEYMDTSDTQWYWYYKAKCGVWHRVEDDPKSLMSSGDLERYYLRNPQGVINMSTAGGQIQINFAASTQVNLKTGTEKRIKRSFQTDTGFRCKCDEIYPSPPPHWRGVDPQTPYQLISLRKDSSEYQMVERFVSHDGLLNVPIISIKRIQNIDLWELFCRKKIQLMRIKGQSDIKEQMLFHGTDAKNVHSICTFNFNCRLSDTKRTAHVYGKGTYFAKHASHAIRYSKARHGTRVLLLARVIVGKYKTGHRDDCTPNDEQDENIHDSCVDDVCHPKIFVIFDSTQIYPEYILEFRSN comes from the exons ATGTTGTGTGAGGAGTTGTCTGCTCTGGCGCTGGAGGATGATACTATTGATGAAGTGGAATATATGGACACATCTGACACACAGTGGTACTGGTACTACAAGGCGAAGTGTGGGGTCTGGCACAGGGTTGAG gatgacCCAAAGAGTTTGATGTCCAGTGGTGATCTGGAGAGATATTACCTCAGAAACCCACAAGGTGTTATAAACATGTCTACAGCTGGAGGTCAGATCCAGATTAATTTTGCAG CGAGCACACAAGTTAACTTAAAAACTGGGACAGAAAAACGGATTAAACGCTCATTTCAAACTGACACTGGATTCAG ATGCAAATGTGATGAGATTTATCCGTCTCCACCGCCACACTGGAGGGGTGTCGATCCTCAAACGCCTTATCAG TTAATCTCTCTGAGAAAGGATAGCAGCGAATATCAGATGGTGGAGAGATTTGTCAGTCATGATGGCTTACTGAATGTTCCCATCATATCCATCAAAAGAATCCAGAACATAGACCTTTGGGAGCTGTTTTGTAG GAAAAAAATCCAGTTGATGAGGATAAAAGGACAATCAGATATTAAAGAGCAAATGCTGTTCCATGGAACAGATGCAAAAAACGTGCACTCTATTTGCACATTTAATTTTAACTGCAGACTATCAGACACGAAAAGAACAGCACACGTATATGGCAAAG gaACATACTTTGCAAAACATGCATCCCATGCTATCAGATACAGTAAAGCCAGGCATGGAACCAGAGTCCTGCTGCTTGCCCGCGTTATTGTTGGGAAGTACAAAACAGGCCATCGTGATGACTGTACACCTAATGATGAGCAGGACGAAAACATACACGATAGTTGTGTAGATGACGTGTGCCATCCGAAGATTTTTGTTATCTTTGATTCCACTCAGATATATCCAGAGTACATACTTGAATTTCGCAGCAACTAA